The following proteins come from a genomic window of Gimesia chilikensis:
- a CDS encoding response regulator transcription factor gives MQRLQKLPEYYQPRVYIVEDDEAVRDSCAMLIQSSGLSVEAFSSAEEFLRSTAADSCGCLLTDLQLTGCNGLELLKQMKSAGYRLPAILVSGSLDPTTTGCAVEEGAFAILEKPYPVQSLREAVITAIENDSQQRTCK, from the coding sequence ATGCAACGACTGCAGAAACTGCCAGAGTATTACCAGCCGCGCGTCTATATCGTCGAGGATGACGAGGCGGTCAGGGACTCCTGCGCCATGCTGATCCAGAGCAGCGGATTGAGTGTGGAAGCCTTTTCCTCCGCCGAGGAGTTCTTGCGCAGCACAGCCGCCGATTCCTGTGGCTGTCTGCTCACCGATCTCCAGTTGACCGGCTGCAATGGACTGGAGCTGTTAAAACAGATGAAGTCCGCCGGCTACCGCCTGCCCGCGATTCTGGTCTCAGGCTCTCTGGATCCAACTACCACAGGCTGCGCCGTCGAAGAAGGCGCGTTCGCCATCCTGGAGAAACCGTACCCGGTGCAATCACTGCGGGAAGCCGTGATCACCGCCATCGAAAACGATTCCCAACAGCGTACCTGTAAATAA
- a CDS encoding DinB family protein has translation MHRAMFENEIALNQLQMKQFETIMADLPEETLFMPGQGHGHPPAWILGHLAIVGEMGQTFLGGKLTHSFWVQAFGPGSNDEVQPDEGLKRAPLIAAVLNAYETLRSLASQASPADLEKPHGIELFDGTPVQTVGHAVALILTSHFGFHLAQLSSCRRDLGQGYLF, from the coding sequence GTGCACCGCGCCATGTTCGAAAATGAAATCGCTCTCAACCAGTTGCAGATGAAACAATTCGAAACCATCATGGCCGATCTCCCGGAAGAGACGCTCTTCATGCCCGGACAGGGGCACGGCCATCCCCCCGCCTGGATCCTCGGCCACCTGGCCATCGTCGGGGAAATGGGGCAGACCTTCCTCGGCGGTAAACTGACACACTCCTTCTGGGTGCAGGCGTTTGGCCCCGGCTCTAACGATGAAGTCCAGCCCGACGAAGGACTCAAACGCGCCCCGCTGATCGCTGCGGTCCTCAATGCCTACGAAACTCTGCGTTCGCTCGCCTCCCAGGCATCGCCCGCGGATCTCGAAAAGCCACACGGCATCGAACTCTTCGATGGCACTCCGGTCCAGACGGTCGGCCACGCGGTCGCGCTGATCCTCACCAGCCACTTCGGCTTCCACCTCGCCCAGCTCTCCAGCTGTCGACGTGACCTCGGTCAGGGGTATCTGTTCTAA
- a CDS encoding exo-alpha-sialidase has product MKLLTLVVATLLALAPLHADEPALYPLWDDSRPLPAAADIPELKNVRFEVIKKWDQPRDGYTFLHGVGLCWHKGKLYASFGHNKGQENTVGEEAQYRVSSDDGKTWSDLQLIDAGDEENLAVSHGVFLSHQGTLWAFQGAYYNHMQKIHTRAYSLDEKTGTWKKHGIIIENGFWPMNQPVRLQNGNWIMPGLTGGPYAGDRVFPAAVAISHGDDLTKWDYVQIPATKNITRMWGECALWLDGQRVFNLARYGGGAQALLAISEDQGQTWSPSRVSNLPMAPSKPVTGILSNGQRYLVSNSAQGIGGRRSPLTIAVSRPGENVFSKIYVIRRSLRPAQPGESAKRLSLSYPCAIEHNGKLYVGYSNNGGRRANLNSAELAVIPLAELTAD; this is encoded by the coding sequence ATGAAGCTACTCACCCTGGTTGTGGCGACACTCCTTGCTCTGGCTCCGCTCCACGCGGACGAACCTGCCCTTTACCCGCTCTGGGACGACAGCCGGCCCCTGCCCGCCGCCGCGGATATTCCGGAACTCAAGAACGTCCGCTTTGAAGTCATCAAGAAATGGGACCAGCCCCGCGACGGCTACACCTTTCTGCACGGCGTCGGACTCTGCTGGCACAAGGGAAAACTCTACGCCTCCTTCGGCCACAATAAGGGCCAGGAAAACACCGTCGGCGAGGAAGCCCAGTACCGCGTCAGCAGCGACGACGGCAAGACCTGGAGTGATCTCCAGCTGATCGACGCCGGCGACGAAGAGAATCTCGCCGTCAGTCATGGCGTCTTCCTCTCACACCAGGGAACGCTCTGGGCTTTTCAGGGTGCCTACTATAACCACATGCAGAAGATTCACACCCGCGCCTATTCGCTTGATGAGAAAACCGGCACCTGGAAAAAACACGGCATCATTATTGAGAACGGTTTCTGGCCCATGAATCAGCCGGTCCGGTTGCAGAACGGCAACTGGATCATGCCCGGCCTCACCGGCGGCCCCTACGCAGGGGATCGCGTCTTCCCCGCCGCCGTCGCCATCAGCCATGGTGACGACCTCACGAAATGGGACTACGTGCAGATCCCCGCTACGAAAAACATCACTCGCATGTGGGGCGAATGTGCGCTCTGGCTCGATGGCCAGCGCGTGTTCAATCTCGCCCGCTACGGAGGCGGCGCCCAGGCCCTCCTCGCCATCAGCGAAGATCAGGGACAGACCTGGTCCCCCTCCCGCGTGAGCAACCTGCCCATGGCCCCCTCCAAACCGGTCACCGGCATCCTCAGTAACGGGCAACGCTACCTGGTCAGCAACAGTGCTCAAGGCATCGGCGGTCGGCGGTCCCCCCTGACCATCGCCGTCTCCCGTCCGGGTGAAAACGTCTTCTCGAAAATCTACGTCATCCGGCGGTCCCTGCGCCCCGCTCAGCCCGGAGAATCCGCCAAACGACTGAGCCTCTCCTACCCCTGCGCCATCGAACACAACGGCAAGCTGTATGTCGGCTACTCCAACAACGGCGGCCGCCGCGCCAATCTCAATAGCGCCGAGCTGGCTGTGATTCCCCTCGCAGAACTTACCGCGGACTAA